In Dysidea avara chromosome 6, odDysAvar1.4, whole genome shotgun sequence, the genomic stretch CATATCAGCAACTTGTGAGATGTGGGGTGATTCTGAGACCATCACTGAGAAGCTGATTAGATGAAGGTTGGAGTAGCTGGGACATTTAGCAACAATGGGAGATCACAGGACTCCTAAGAGAACATTGTTTGGATGGTTGCCCAAGAAACGATCATACTATTAAACCATCTTCCACATGAATATTGTAGAGCATCCTGTTGTTGGTGCACTGGCTTTAATCTCTCTTCAATGCATTAATGTCTTGGCCATATCCTTCTTCCTATGGAAGGTCCTGTTGCACAATGTACACTGAACTGTTGGCAATGTTGTTCTCGAATAATGTTGGCTGCTGTGCATCTTTTTATTATACAGATTGTCCCATTGATCTCTGTGAAGCGCCAAAGTGTACCAAGAATTCAATAGCCCGGTCATTTTAAGGTCTGCATGCCTTGACAACATCTCTCCATCTCTTTTGTGGCCCACCCGGACACAAGTAGTCCAGTCAATTGGATTGGTCTGACCATTAATTTGTATTATGACATTTCTACTTTTAAAACTGGATGTGATTTTTGACAAAGTGTGGCTAGCTGGTATGGGTGTTTAGTTTGCAGTATGCtgaacctcacttagtggccacctcctGGTTAAGACCACCTTTCGTAAGGTATTCCTCTCAATAAACTTCACATCTGCTTTTCATTTTATGGAAGGAACATGTCCTTTTTGATTTTAAATGGTACACAATTACTAGTAGGTTTTAAAGAAATTTACATTTAAGTATAGGAATCATATATATAGGAATCATATatatgaaacaagggagatcatgtACTTACTCCTGTAGCTGTACTAGTGGAAatctaatccctacttcagtcatgactCATGGCTGTACTACTCAGTAGCTATATATGACTAAAGTGGAAATTAAATATTTACTATTAGTATAGTTGTGGGTGTAGGTGATCTTCCTTCAGTTCTCTGTTGATCCCTACTCACATTTGAAATTCTTTCTTTAAACTTGTTATGTATTCACTTATTACAATGATGGCATCTCTCTCCACCCAGTACAGCTTTGAAGCTTTCCATGTTGAGCTCACAAAGGCATATGTTTGCATGGGAAATGTCATCCtatgaccggatttgtgaaaggtacctttttcgtGAACAAAATTTTGACCTTTTAAAACTGCTCGCTAATGATGAATTCATGCAACAAAGTAGCAAAGTATAAGGGAAATTtagtattagctaactacaATACAATTAaacattacagtggaacctgtcttagcaaccacctgtatagaaaggccacctctctaaAAGCAGGGATGTAcacagaattttgaaaaggggtttctaaatcactgttctattagagtagtttccTGAGTGCTTTATTCAAGTGTATCGATCTAAACTTGTTGTTCTAATACTGCTATACTATATAGTATGGTGtgtgttcacctgagccttTGTTTCTTGTTAGATGGGTCAGCTGCCCAAGTATTTAGTAACACTTTTAACACTTTGATACAAGTGAGTTATGCTTTAGAAATATCTAGTATGGGCAATTGATGTGCACAAACATGTCATATCATAGCATTTGTCAACATGTACATTATAAAAATCCGTAATGCAAAAAATATGCAAAAATTACACCGTCTATTAAACACAGCACCATAACTTCCGCATACTGTAATTTACAAAGATCTGATATAGCTCATCAGAACCCTTGATGAATGGTGATATACGCTGGGAGTTTGTGAAGTGACCAAGAGAAAAGGCAGGATAGAGCCTTGTATTGCCAAATTACGTGTTCAGATACGTAATGAAACAGTGAGAAAGCCCTGTTTTCACCCTGTTTTCATATGTTTTACAATTTAACTCAGTTTATTGTACtttgggtgaaaagatcaaagtgaaaagtgtacttttatttccacattgtacacctggctgcacacttcaaagctggcaGGGCGCTGTATTTATTTCAACTGTGGTGTATTTGCCCAAGTATGCTATATTTTCCCTTTGAtccaatacagcactgttgaaacagtaaacaagttgaccaaAGCATGACCAATGCTAGACACATTATCGCATTCCTTTCACCAAACCACTGTaatgttatgaagccattcaacaattCTGACGTATCATAAACACCGAGATCAATGCCATGACCTAAATACAAGTGGGCGAATTAACCTGAAAGTCATTCTTATAGCGAATGCAGTTAGCGTAGGAACTGAGCACATGGTgttatcaacactacaaaatgactCCTGTCCACGTTGTAAAGCCAGGTGAAACACGGATAAGTTAAATCACTTCCATTTGCCTTCGTGGTATTGTTCCCAGCGCCACACCATGCATGGCTTCTATAAATGCACTCTCACCCGCTAAACACGATAGCAAGCCTCTCTACTAACAAAGTCACAGACTTACTCATGGGCATTAAGCCAGGCCTCAATCGAGCGGAAAGAAGCAGTTGGCCACTTACTGTCGCTCTTGgcagctcaaatcaattaaagctacgtagctagctagctttatCACGCTGGTGCAGTATGAATAAATGCCTCGAGTAGTTAATCACTGCAATATACACACAGTCTCGAGCTTACACGGATAGGCACTTACCTCTTGCTACTTGGCGTCACCCCCATGTGCTCTTAGCAGCCACTATtttagtacaataaaccagttaTACCACCGCCATTGctcgtgcaatatggaaaaaaaacAGCACTCAGGCATAGTCTCGAacctaatacagcactcggcttcgcctcgtgctgtattagtctctcgcccactccctcgtgctattttttccatattgcactcgcggcggtgctttaactagtatataatAGCTAATCGGTTAGGCACTTACTTCAggtggattcttaatcagcAGGTGTTGACACGTAGGATGATACCAAGTTTAACGAATTCAGTTGAGGATAACAGCTTGGTACTATGGTAATGTTAGAGCAACACTTCAGGTGAAGCTGTATAGAGCAATTCAAGGGCTTTAATTTTTTGTATAATGTCCTTTAGAGATTGTGTGTGTTAATGTTTGCTTTTCAGcatttttttgtatttagtataaatacatgtattttacataggACAAGAAATGTTGTTGGTCGAAAAGGTTTTTCAACCAACTGGTTTGAATACCAAAATGGTATGGAATTGATTTTAAGCTGTTTTAGTACATAGTTCATAAGATCTTATAGTAAATGTTatacaaaaatttattttagACCACTTCAGTTTATAATTCTCAATAGCAAGTTTTGATACTGTATGGTTACAACATGAACACCTACTTGCTCCAGcataaaaccattgggagtgaacatgtgttcatcTCTTTGTTTTGGCGAGCATGAACCAACAATAGATTGATATTGCTTTCATCATTTCGTAGCAAAGATAAAAGATTTGTGAAGTGTCCTGTTTCATGATGAATCCAAAGTCCTGGAAACCTAAAGTACCACTTTCTCCACTGATGTTCCAAGcactgtgtaaaatccaaagtgGTTTCAttaaacccctggaaacccacCTGCATATGCCCCTGAAAAAATCATTCCCCTACTTATGAAAGGTTCCAATGTAACCTTTTGTGTACATAGTTTTCAACCTGTTGTGAAGCCTACAAACAGAGAACAATATGTGAAGCTAGCCTCCAACAAGTCTCTTTTCTTTAGCTGTATTATGGTGTTTGAACATCATGTAGGTGTCCTCAGTTTTGATTGTCCATGTTAACAGGCTCTACTGTAACATGAAGTTAATAAATTAACTAGTGCTATGTTTGAGGCCTCCACATAGAACAAATAACATAACATGTGTTATGTGCATAGGCAATGTATGATACAAGAAAGTCACATAGTCTCAACATTTTTGCTCTATCTCTGATCTACAGCCAAAAGTGCTGGATGTGGgcagtacattaaaattataTGTGATAAGTAATAACTTTTATGATTACCTGTGGGTATACTACAGGACCTTACACATGTGGTTTATGTAGAAACTGAAATATCTCCTGTTTGTAACCTTATAATAAGGCTTCATTGTGATCTATAATGTAGCTCCTATTATAAAGTGGTTTATTAATAATGATCATGTAGTACAGAATACCTCACTACTAGAGTGACAGCAACCTGTGGGAATAAAAAAATTGACCTTAGTAATTAGGTGGTGTGTTAATGAGGTCATTAAGGTATGTTTAGGACTTAGTATGAGTGACggctataatgaagtggtcttataaaagaggtggccactaagtgaggttcaCTGTTTTGTGGTAGGGGGCTGAACTGATATGTAATAgcagtcttattaatgaggtggtgACTGTATATGTACTTGATCTATTGTAGAATCTGAAACAAAAGGAGTTCATGACATAATGAGTTACCAAGATGTGAAGAGTACCTTTGCTGGTAAACTGGCAGACTTCATCACTCCTCAACATGCTAACTGGCTGGTGGTATGGGGAGAGGAGAAGGATCATGATCATGTTGACATGGAGTTTGGGGATCAAGTCCAACTAAAAACTAGGGGAGATTGTCCCTTAATTGGTAAGTGAAAATGTGGAGATTGTACtatatacaaaaacaacaacacaactCAGTATATATGACTTTGCAAATAGATGGACTATATAAATTTTCCAGAACTTTAACTCGGAAGGGGAAAGAATAAAAATGTCGAGTGTAGGGTGAAGGTATTGCCAGGCAACAGAAAGAGATCGTTGTGGCATGTGGCTTGCTTGTTGGTCTGTTGGAGGGTTTGGCATGATGTGGAGACTTCAACCTATCCTCAATGGTACCATACAACTATACAAGGCACTACTGTGCAACTAGTTGTCACCCAGATACAACTATCTTATCATTGCGCCACTCAGACTGGTTCATGACATCATACCAACCTCAAAGCAAATATACCCAAACTTATAATTTACAGGTACAGTCATATCTGCTATGACAATGGTACACCACACCCCTGCTTTGGTTGTCATCATTACACGAGACTAAGGTAGAGTGTAGTAACAGTGATATCTGAGTATACagtataaaaatattttatatCCTAGTTGGTGGGAGTTTATGGTTGTAGATTAAGTCACAAGATTTTGTTTAATTTGGTAGCTACTAGAAAGACACCATACCCAGGGCTATAAACTATTGCAATAAGCATTTTTACAAAGCACCAGTCCAAATATGGTTTACATTTGTCTGCGGTTGGTAAAACGCTTTAACATGGTATAAGGCTTACACCAACTATGCCGGCATAATGTTTTGATTATATGTGTACCAAAAATatagcaaaacatgaacacactacacttttattattgcattttatttgGACTGTTTTTGGGCTGAATATTCCATATGACATACTCtgatacaacagtcaggaaatgctgatatactctaataaaacagtcagctctggagcataattttgacactactcaaaagcataattggcttaAGCCTATGTAGCATGTAAGTGTTATGAAGACTGAAGTTAGGATTACTTCGAGGTATTGTAGAACAATGGAGCCAAAGAAGCCGGTTGGCTCTACACTGTGCACTGCTGGGACAGAAATCAGCACAGGCTGTttcttaatttaaaaaaaaaaaccatttCACTAGTattgtgtgtagtagtgtgttcTTTGTAACTACATTTCCATTTTTCAGCTATCATTTAGCTTTAGATGGTATCTGTTAAGATATGATAACAGTATTGCTTTAATACAATATATTGATTATAGAGAGGTGCACACTTGTACATGCTAACATATTATCACTCTAAATACAGGCTTGCTGGACTAATGATAATCTTACTGCAAAGCTGCAGGATCAAGCAGTGTGTCATTTCTGACAATGTCATGCCATCATCGCTTCAATATGTTGATGAGTTGATTACCAATCAAAACTCACTCATCCCTCTTCTTCTGAGACCGTGCTAATCAGTGGAGCTACAATTTGGCATCATCTCCAGTTCTTCCGAGCATACTGAGGTTAAGTGCAAAAACAGTTGCGTTGAATTGTATCGTCCTAACGGTCTTTATACCAGAGTCATAACAAATCAAGCCTCCCCTAGATTACCATGAAGCTATAACCCCGGAAGAGGCAAGCAAACTCCACCTCCATACTCTTCTTGAGCTGAAGATGCCAATCCCCAGGTTTGGGGTCACCACCCTTCCctcaaaaaaaaagaaacagtCGTCTCGTCCTAACAGTCATCATACCTTACAAGTGTTGTGTACTCATATTCATAATTATGACATAATGTTATTATCATCTTGTGAATTATTATCAATATATGAAACTTTGTTTTTGATGTAATGGGACCATGCAATGTTCTCAATGCCAAAATTAtatcaacaagtgtatgctctattagagtaattgaacatagctatagctagctgcttGTCTGGCATAACAAATACCCGTATCAAGCCACCACGTCAACTAGGGTTTAGTGTAGAGGAAATTGTAATGTACTGCATTACAGATCTAGTGCACTACATCAGATGGCAATAAGAGACTTTACAAAAAAGCTGTCAATTTTAGGAGTAAATTATTCTATAGAATTTGAAGAACcataaacataattattaagttCTAAACACACCAGAATAATAATGTTAAATTGATGTATCCTTTCAAATGATTGTTAACTAGCTGGGTGCATGTTATTGTTGTAAATACACTTGTGAAACATGCCAGTGGTTTCCCACACATGCAGGTTATCAGATTGAAGTACACTGTATTGATACTGTTTCAGTACTCAAGCAAACAGTCTtgtgtggtacatataatgataCGAGTAGGAAATAGTCAGGATTTCCTAGACTGATGTTGCATGTAGTCTGCACAGCCAATTCTGAGATACGAACAACCAAAGTTGACCATTTTTAATTACTTCTTCTGTAAGAGTTTATGGAGGCTTTCTTTCTACATAGATCTATGAAAGCTCTAATAGAgaattataatttcatagatctactgATGGCTGCATGTTCTGGGCTATGTGtgtgctccattagagtatactAATAACATCAACTAAAGCAATATTATAACTTCTAAGTTGCACCAAGGGTGCCTCAACACCAGTACCTGCAGCTGGAAtagaaagttgtgaaatcaggTGGCAGTCAAGTATAATGACTGTAAATTAACTTATGTTACAAGAATTGCAGTCTTTCTTGCACTGCCTTTGatttttcacagctttgctgttttgtgCAGATTTCTACTCCATCAAAACAGGGTTAGATTATGTGTTACATAGCAGTTGATTCTGTCAACTTGATGTACCTCTGACTAGTCGACTTTCTCAGCTTCCTTGGAGTATTTCATATAACCTTCACGGTAGCAACAAAACTCCATTGCCCTGAACAGAAGTTGGAGACAAGCTAGCTGCAGACACTAAATCATCCAGGATGGGAAATGAACAGAATTAAGCCCATGGTGTTGCAAAGATACATATTAATCAATCGCCTGTGAACTTGCAGAAGTCATCATCCATACTAACTGACTATTTTAAGGAATTATTGAGATTTTAATTCTTTAACTATAGAATTATTCTcaactatatacagtatatgcatggTGACATTGAATTATagttaaaatttaaaattactGGTACACTAATATTTGTgatcactctattagagtagtgaaaGCAGTTTGACGTATTgatgtaatcaatatatgtgaccggatttgcgaaaaggtacctttttcacacacaaaatttgacccattttttgtaCTTTGAAGTGTCATAATATTTTTTTCATGGCTTATAATTACCTGAAATTTTTCATGAGTGTAgccacagtatctggctgcattttgaaactaagaacaagttaatcagtacaaggaCTCAAgggttacatcattttgtttgctggtatgtaaaatgtgtggaaaaggtaccttttcgcaaatccggtcacatataaggaATGTACATGTTTTAGTAACCTGAGAAGTGTTAGTACATGCTTCACAATTTGCTGCGTTTGATGGGAAACTCTTTCTTATCCAAGCAGTCTTCTACTAGTGACACTGTCTCTAGAGTGCATCCTCTAAAGAACACAACTCCTTGTCCACCATGACCATAATTGTGAACAATGGTGGACTTCTTCAGAGTTACTTTGTCTACTTCAAGTCTAACTGTGCTCCTACCTGGTCGAAGTCCCACCACCTCCTTCACCACCTCAGCTGTAGATAGTCCTGGACTGTACATACAACATCTCTCCATGATTGCTTTACTAACTAATGGGTCAACTTGTGTCGACCAGTTGCCTACATCTGCAGTACCACCTAATATTACATCATTAGCTCTCGGGTAGACATAAGTAAGTACATTGTCTTTTGTCTCATAATCAAATGCATGTTTCACCCACGGAGCCTTGACCACAATAGCCTGACCTCTAATTGGGTACACTTCAGGATCATTCACTAGTTGTCTACTACCAAGTCCTGTACAGTTCACTATGATGTCATAAGTACCATCAATTTCTTCTAGACTCTCCAATCTCCTCTGGACTACCACACCACCATTAGCTTTGAACTGTTCCATCTGCCATGTTAGGAATGGTCC encodes the following:
- the LOC136257744 gene encoding D-aspartate oxidase-like, producing the protein MAIPRIAVIGAGISGLSTANLLAQSAYKPQVTLIAENFSPNTTSDVAGASMWLAVEGSLATSGSRHKQWARTTYKYLYNLLASPLAGKLCISLVPYYEVFGDHDERSRGDPWWKNDVLGFRHVGEEEMRLLHYPVGKKCWSYSMLMMPCGPFLTWQMEQFKANGGVVVQRRLESLEEIDGTYDIIVNCTGLGSRQLVNDPEVYPIRGQAIVVKAPWVKHAFDYETKDNVLTYVYPRANDVILGGTADVGNWSTQVDPLVSKAIMERCCMYSPGLSTAEVVKEVVGLRPGRSTVRLEVDKVTLKKSTIVHNYGHGGQGVVFFRGCTLETVSLVEDCLDKKEFPIKRSKL